aatataaaaaattcaaaaacaatttaaataaaaaaacttaatttagcaaagaacaattattttaaaaataagtttaaagagaacaaaaataatatGCGTGTTACGTGGcaaacaataaatcaaatagtgggtaaaaaaatgaataataatgatgaaatattaattaaaaatttcaaaaatgaaaatgttttaaacatcactaataattttgcattaaattttaaagaaaatgtacaaaaaataatCCATAATTTCAACGTAAAAACTATCCAATACACAAATAACAGAATTCGAAACTTGATATACGTTACTTCAACAAATCAAACGGAAATATATGCGATACTAAAAAACTTGAATGTTAAAAAAGGCCCTGGTATTGACAAAATAAGGCCAAAGGATATTAAATATAATGCTGAACTTTTGACGTCTATAATAACCAACTTCGTCAACTCAAGTATATTTAATGCAACGGTACCTGAATTACTAAAAATGTCACTCATACGACCCATATATAAAAGCGGTACGAAAAATGACTGCAACAACTATAGGCCCGTTGCCATATTATCAGTTATAGAGAAAGTACTCGAAGAAATAATAGTCAGAAGATTAACtgatttcttaagaaaatataatatcaTAAATGAGAGTCAATTTGGtttcaaaaaaggaaaaaatataaatatgcttctgggaaacttttccaaatacataaataaatgctTGAGCGAACACATTCACTGTCTAGTACTATTTATAGACTTCAGTAAAGCATTTGATACACTTTCACATACTAATCTTTTATGTATATTGGAAAGAAATGGAATAAGAGGCATATGTTTGGACTGGTTTAGAATGTATTTGGAGCTGAGATCATATTGCGTCAAAATCAACGACACTCTAAGCAGCAACATATCCTCAAACTTCGGTGTACCACAGGATTCGAAACttggacccattttttatttaatttacgcAAATGATATGCTAAATATACTAAAGAAAAGCACAATATTTGCATACGCTGATGATACAGCAGTTGTCGTGACACATAAAGATGTCAATACCGCTGTTTCAATAATGCAAGATCAGCTGGATTTAGTAACTAAATGGTGTCACGATAATGGCCTTGTTATAAACGCAACACAAACCAAAATAATGCATATAAAAGCGCCACATTTTAGATACGTTGATATAGATGTAAAATTTCATGACTATCATTGCCTACAtaatacaaacaacaataaaaactgcAATACATGCAATACAAATATAGAATTGGTAAATACCTACAAATATCTCGGTGTATACGTTGATCAGAATTTCAAGTGGCTGTCGCATATACAAGAACTTCGGAAAAACTGCGAAAAACAGCCTATAGTTTGTACCATCTTAGTTACTCCGCTCCCTTTGAGGTTCTAAAGCAAGCCTATTTCGCTTTAACTGAATCCTATATTCGACACGGTATTACTGCTTGGGGAGGTGCAACATATTGCGGATCACTTCAACAAACTCAAAACCAAATTCTAAAAATCTTGTGGAAAAGCCAACAACGCCGTACATAACAACAAAATTTCCGGCAACACCATGAATAACAACTCTTTAACGAACAACAACACcttaaccaacaacaacaacaacgttaTAACCATCAACAACATCGCCAACAACAATGTCCTTCACAACATCGTCAACAATGtaatttacaataacaacaacagttaCACCAACATGAACCATACCAACACTATCCACAACAACACCACGAACTATAATAGTTTAACTGTTAACAACACCAACGTAATTAACACCAACAACGTTAACAACAATCCCAACAGCATTAGCTATGCCAATATATTCAACAACTTTTTCATATTAACTTagctaacaacaacaacaacgtcaaTGAGATCGCAATAAGTAGCACGAACAACAACAACGTCGGAATCAACAACAACGATCGTAACAACTACCGCACACCGATCAACATTGAAAGCGTATTAAACGTAATGAACATCCACAGCATCTATTGTTCAACTCTAATCAATGAATTTTATAATGACCCGAACTTTCTTCAACCCATTAATCATAATCACAACACAAGACGACGAGCACAAGGTCGTTTTAAAGTTAATCTTTATCGTAATAATTATGGGAAAAATACACTTTCAGTTATATTACCTACAATTTTCAATCAATTGCCCGTTAACTTATTAAacattacaaataaatacaaaagaaaaatattaataagaaaacatttaataaattcgcaataaattataaattaaaaagaaatgtatagtacatatttatgtttattaaatgaactgaaaaaataaaaaatacagaaatatttatataattaaattacataaatagtttttaactccTGTAGACAAGCCAAGGACTAGATTTAAGAACAAATGTCAAttaaattgtataataaaaatttaataataataaaaaaaaaatggtcgaTTGGCTAACTCCCCTTCACTAAACTACGATGAACGATATCCCATATTATTGCCATACCACGCTCGGTACACTCGTTTATTCTTGACATATTTGCACAAATACTCGCTCCATGGCCAGAATGCTCTGTTGTACAGACTCATGCGCTTATATTATTACGTGCCCAAGCTTAAAACTCTGATTAAAACTATCATATCCCAATGTCGTACGTGTGTAATCCAAAAACGTCAGCAAATTATGACAGCTTTACCCCCAGAAAGGACCACACTTTCGCGTCCTTTCACAAATACCGGTGTCGACTTCGCTGGACCGTTCGATATCAAAAATTATGCAGGCAGAGGTTGTAAGGTAACAAAGGGTTACGTACTGGTTTTCGTCTGTTTCGCGACAAAGGCCATACATCTaaaagcaaccagtgaaatgtcAACTCAAGCCTTTCTAGCTGCGTTTGCACGTTTCTTTTCCCGCCGTGGTTGTCCAAATTCCTTATATTCGGATAATGGCACAGCTTTTGTTGGAGCTTCTAACATACTGGACGTAGATAAAACCCAATTTATGACACTTGTGCGACGAAAACTGCTCGAATTACATGATTTTACCCCCCTTCAATGGCATTTTATACCCCCAGGCCCACCTCATATGGGAGGTCTCTGGGAAGCCGGAGTTAAGAGCTTCAAAATGAACCTAAAACGAGTATCTCATAGTCATAATTTTACTTTTGAGGAGTTCTCCACTTTGCTTGCTCGTATAGAATCCTGTTTGAACTCAAGACCACTCAGTCCTAGTAGAGAAAACCCTACAGATCTGTGTGCGTTAACCCCCGGACATTTCCTTATCGGTAGTCCTTTATTATCACCCCCAGAACCTAATCTAACAGACCACTCTTTGAGTTATGTTAGTCGTTGGCAAAAACTAAAGGTTCTTCATCATCACTTTGCGCAAAGGTGGAAAGAGGAATACCTCAAAGAACTTCACAAACGTTTTAAGTGGAAATACTCCCAGCGTGATTATGCTATCGGCGATTTTGTCGTCataagacaagataatttaccCCCCAATCAATGGCGACTTGGTCGCATTGAAAATGTTGTTCGCGGTTCAGATAACCGTGTTAGAGTCGCCGAAGTACGAACTGCCAATGGCATCGTTACTAGGCCAATCGTTAAACTTGTTTTACTCCCCAATCCCGAACAACACTAATAAATTTCTCTCTATTTCATTCACAGCTACTACGATGCCAAACGATCGCCGCCGAAGTCAATCGCCATTGGAAGTCAGAAGCCGAAATCATAATCGAAACCGTAAGCCATCTTTTGATTGTCGCCTATGCCGTAAGGACCACCCGCTGAGAAAATGCCTCAAATTTAAAGCCATGAACGTGACAGAGAAGCTGAAGGTTGTAAAACGCTACAAGTATTGTGAAAACTGTCTGGGTCACTCACATTTGATAATGTCCTGTCGCAATAAAGAACGTTGTCGACAATTTCAAGGCAAGCATCATACCCTACTACACCGACACCGACGTTTGAATGAGAACAAACGCACTACCGACTCCGCCAATGATCAACCAACAACTAGTATACGCTATATTACGCTACTCCCAACGATAATAGTTAAAATGGAACTGGGAGAGAAATTTAGTAGTGTGA
The nucleotide sequence above comes from Calliphora vicina chromosome 1, idCalVici1.1, whole genome shotgun sequence. Encoded proteins:
- the LOC135949966 gene encoding uncharacterized protein LOC135949966: MTALPPERTTLSRPFTNTGVDFAGPFDIKNYAGRGCKVTKGYVLVFVCFATKAIHLKATSEMSTQAFLAAFARFFSRRGCPNSLYSDNGTAFVGASNILDVDKTQFMTLVRRKLLELHDFTPLQWHFIPPGPPHMGGLWEAGVKSFKMNLKRVSHSHNFTFEEFSTLLARIESCLNSRPLSPSRENPTDLCALTPGHFLIGSPLLSPPEPNLTDHSLSYVSRWQKLKVLHHHFAQRWKEEYLKELHKRFKWKYSQRDYAIGDFVVIRQDNLPPNQWRLGRIENVVRGSDNRVRVAEVRTANGIVTRPIVKLVLLPNPEQH